The genomic window GCCGGCGGGCCAGGGCGCGGAAGGCCGCCGCCTGGCTGCGGTGGCGGCCGAAGCCCTTGATGACGCGGATGCCGAGCACGCTCTCCTCGACGACCGTCGTCAGATCACCCACCTGGTCCTGCGCGGTGCGCGCGACCGCCGAGTAGTGCCCCTCGAAGCGTGCGATCAGGAACACCAGCGGGGCCACCGGCGCCAGCAGGACCAGCCCGAGCGTCCACTGCTGCGCCAGCAGGATCCCCGCGCCGACCAGGATCGTCACCCCGTTGACGAGCAGGAACGTCAGCGGGAAGGCGAGGAACATCCGCAGCAGCATCAGGTCCGTCGTGCCGCGCGACAGCAGCTGCCCCGACGCCCACCGGTCGTGGAAGGCCACCGGGAGCCGCTGGAGATGGCGGAACAGATCCGCTCGCATCGCCGCCTCGACCCCCGCCAGCGGCCGCGCCACCAGCCACCGCCGGAAGCCGAAGAGCAGCGCCTCGGCGAACCCGAGCAGCAGCAGGTACAGCGCGCCCAGCCACACCCCGCGCGTGTCCCGCTCGGCGACCGGTCCGTCCACCATCCACTTGAGGACGAGCGGGATCACCAGGCTCAGACAGGACGCGACGACCGCGACGAACGCCGCGGTGAACAGCCGGGCCCGCACGGGCCGTACATACGGCCACAGCCGGAGCAGCGAGCGGACGGCGGACCGCTTTCCGGCGGCCTCGGCTCCGGTTCCGGCCCCGGCCTCGGCTCCGGTTCCGGCCCCGGCTCCGGTTCCGGCCTCGGCCCCGGCTTCGACTTCGGCATCGGCTTCGGCGGCGACTTCGTCTGTTCTGGACATCAGGCGCGAGCCTACGGTTCACCACTGACAGTGCCCACCGGATTTCCCCCCGCCCGGTCGGCGCCGCCGCTACCGCTTCACCCGCAGCAGCAGCACCGACCTGGCCGGCACCGTCACCTGCTCGCCGCCCCGGTGCACCGTCCCCGGCGCCTCCGCCTGGTCCTCCAGCGAGGTGTCCACGACCAGCTCGTACGCGTCCGCCCACGGCGGCCCCGGCAGCTGGAAGCCCAGCGGCCGGTGCCCCGCGTGGAGGACCGTCAGAAAGCTCTCGTCCGTGACCTGCGCGCCCCGCGCGTCCCGCCCCGGGATGTCGCGGCCCGAGAGGTAGAGCGCGACCGTCGACGCCGGCGCGTACCAGTCCTGCTCGGTCATCTCCGTGCCGCGCGCCGTGAACCACGCCAGGTCCCGCAGCCCGTCCGCGGTCTGCGGACGGCCGGAGAAGAACGCGCGCCGCCGCAGCACCGGATGCGCGCCGCGCAGCGCCAGCAGCCGGGAGACCAGCGCCGGCAGACCGCCGGCCCCCTGCTCGTCCCGCAGCGACCAGTCGATCCAGCTGACCTCGTTGTCCTGGCAGTACGCGTTGTTGTTGCCGCCCTGCGTACGGCCCATCTCGTCGCCCGCGACGAGCATCGGCACGCCCGTGGACAGCAGCAGGGTGGTGAGCAGGTTGCGCAGCTGCCGCCGCCGCAGCGCGTTGACCCGGGGATCGTCGGTCTCGCCCTCCACACCGCAGTTCCAGGCGCGGTTGTCGTTCGTGCCGTCCCGGTTGCCCTCGCCGTTCGCCTCGTTGTGCTTGCGTTCGTACGAGACCAGGTCACGCAGGGTGAAGCCGTCGTGGGCGGTGATGAAGTTGACCGACGCGTACGGCCGCCGCCCGCCCCAGGCGTACAGGTCGCTGGAGCCCGAGAGCCGGTATCCGAGGTCCCGTACGTCGGGCAGCGCGCCGCGCCAGAAGTCCCGTACGGCGTCCCGGTAGCGGTCGTTCCACTCCGTCCACAGCGGCGGGAACGCGCCCACCTGGTAGCCGCCGTTGCCGACGTCCCACGGCTCGGCGATCAGCTTCACCCGCCGCAGCACCGGGTCCTGGGCGATCACCGCGAGGAACGGGGACAGCATGTCGACGTCGTGCATCGAACGCGCGAGCGCCGCCGCGAGATCGAAGCGGAAGCCGTCCACACCCATCTCGGTGACCCAGTAGCGCAGCGAGTCGGTGATCAGCCGCAGGACGTGCGGCTGGACGACGTGCAGTGTGTTGCCGCAGCCGGTGTAGTCGGCGTACCGGCGGGCGTCGGACTGGAGGCGGTAGTAGCCCCGGTTGTCGATGCCCTTGAGGCCGAGCGTCGGGCCGAGCTCGCCCGCCTCGGCCGTGTGGTTGTAGACGACGTCGAGGATGACCTCGATGCCCGCCTCGTGCATCGCCCGCACCATCCGCTTGAACTCGCCGACCTGCTGCCCGGCCGTCCCCGAAGCGCTGTACGCGGCGTGCGGCGCGAAGTAGCCGATCGAGTTGTAGCCCCAGTAGTTCTTCAGCCCGCGCCGCAGCAGATGGTCCTCATGGGCGAACTGATGCACCGGCAGCAGCTCGACCGCCGTCACACCGAGCCGCACCAGATGGCCGATGGCGGCCGGGTGCGCGAGCCCCGCGTACGTGCCGCGCAGCTCCTCGGGGATGTCCGGGTGGAGCTTGGTGAAGCCGCGCACGTGCAGCTCGTAGATGACCGAGTCGGCCCACGGGGTCTTGGGACGGCGGTCGTCGGCCCACTCGTCGTCGGGCGCGTCGTCGTGCACGACGACGCCCTTCGGGACGTACGGCGCCGAGTCGCGGTCGTCGCGCACGGTGTCGGCCACCTGCTGCTGCGGCCAGTCGCGGACGTGCCCGTAAACTTCGGGCGGCAGCGTGTACTCGCCGTCGACCGCACGTGCGTACGGGTCGAGGAGCAGCTTCGCCGGGTTCCAGCGGGCGCCGGTCCACGGATCCCAGCGGCCGTGCACCCGGTAGCCGTACCGCTGCCCCGGCCGGACGCCCGGCACGAAGCCGTGCCAGATCTCGTGCGTCAGTTCGGTCAACGGCAGCCGGGTCTCGGTCCCCGACTCGTCGAAGAGACACAGGTCGACGGCCTCGGCCCCGCCCGCCCACAGCGCGAAGTTGGTGCCCGCGACCCCGTCGGGACCGACCCGGAACCGCGCACCCAGCGGGGTCGGCGCACCCGGCCAGACCGGCGGACCCGACGCCTCCACCCCCGGTGTCCCGTCGTCCCTGCGCCGTCCGTTCAGAACCGGACGGCGCTCCACGGCAGGGGAGGACGGCCCTCCTTCCCGCACTGCCTCCTGCTCGGCTGCGCTCGACACGTGTCGGCCTCCCGCGGCTCGTCGGCCCCCGCGGGCTGCGGCGCACGGCGTCCCGGCCGCGGCGCCCCGCGCGTGGTCCTCCCACCTGTTCTGCCCGCGCTGTGCTACTCCCAACTTGACTTCTCCCTCTTAGTTGACGAGGGGGACTCTGGTGGACGCCGTCCCGTGCTCTGCGCGTCGCCGGACATCGACGTCGATCCCCATGCGGGGATCACCCTTCACCCATCGTGCTGGTCGCGCCGTAAGCGGCAGGACGGGCGCGTGTACCGTCCGGATCCATGGACGACGGCGTGTACGTGGGCAACGCAGGCAAGGACGCGGCGCTGGACCGGGGATGGCTGCTCGGACATTTCAAGAATGCCGGTGATCCTCGCCAGAGCGATGCCGTAGAGATCAAGTGGGGCGTCCACCCGCGTGGTGACGAGCGCGCCCAGTGGGTGCGGGGCGAGGAACGCACCGCTCTCCTGGTCCTCATCAGCGGTCGCTTCCGCGTCGAGCTCCCTGGCCGCAGTGTGCTGCTGGCGCGTCAAGGCGACTACGTCGTGTGGGGGCCAGGTGTGGATCATTCCTGGGGCGCGGAGGAGGAGTCGGTGGTGCTCACGGTGCGGTGGCCGTCCGTACCCGGATACGCAGTGCCGCAGGAGGAGGATCGGACGGCAACGGCTCATGTGTGAGCCTCGGAGGTCGCCACCGCGGTAGCCGAGCTTCCTGCGGTTGCGGATCCGGTCTGCGGGGACCGGGATCGTCGCCTCGGCCAGTCCACTTTCGCAACAGGCCCTGGCTCGCGTACCCGTACGAGGGGCCCGGTCGTTGGGCGGGACGTGCTGTGTCTCTGCGACGACCCCCCACGAGGTGACTGAAGTGAGCAACGCGGTGAGACGGACGAGGGCCGGGCTGGCCGCCGTCTTCGTATGGACGGGACTGCTGGTCCTGCTGACGGGCTGCACGGGCGGCGAGCCGAGCGCCGGGGGCAAGCCGCGGTCGGCCGCCGACCACATCAGGATCACCCCCGCGGACGGTGCGAAGGACGTGGCGCCGGACGGGGGCGTGGAAGTGAGCGTGCCCAGTGGCCGGCTGGAGCGGGTCAGGGTCACGCGGATCGAGGACGCCGAGCCCGCCGAGATCCCGGGCGGCATCTCCGGGGACGGGCTGCGGTGGCGGCCCGACGACCGTGCGCGGCTCCAACTGGCCGCCAAGTACCGCGTGGACGCGGTGGCGCTCGACGGTCACGGCAGGCGCTCCGCCCGGCACAGCACCTTCACCACGCTGGTGCCCGAGCACCGCCTGATCGCCTACTCCAAGCCGGAGAACCGCTCCACCGTCGGCACCGGCATGATCGTCTCCATCACCTTCAACCGCGAGGTCACTAACCACGCGGCGGTGCAGCGCGCCATCCGGATCACCGCCGACCCGCCGGTGGAGGTCGTGGGCCACTGGTTCAGCAACGGCCGTATCGACTTCAGGCCGCGCACGTACTGGAAGCCGGGCACCAAGGTGAAGGTCGGCCTGGGGCTGCGCGATGTGCAGGGCGCTCCGGGCGTGTACGGCATCCAGGACAAGACCTTCGCCTTCACCGTGGGCCGTTCGCAGATCTCCACGGTCGACGCGGAGCGGCACATCATGGAGGTGCGCCGCGACGGCGATCTGATCGCGACCCTGCCGGTCACGGCGGGCGCGCGGAAGACGACGACGTACAACGGCACGATGGTGGTCAGCGAGATGTTCGACGTGACCCGGATGAACGGGGCCACGGTCGGCTTCCGGAACAGGAAGACCGGCAAGAGCGAGTACGACATCAAGGACGTGCCGCACGCGATCCGGCTCACGACGTCGGGCACCTTCCTGCACGGCAACTACTGGTCGCGCGCCGACACCTTCGGCCGGGCGAACGTCAGCCACGGCTGCATCGGGCTCCGCGACGAGCAGGGCGGCAGCGAGCTGAGTCCGGCCGGGTGGTTCTTCGACCGCACGCTGATCGGCGACATCGTGAAAGTGGTCAATTCCCGTGACCGGACGGTCGCTCCCGACAACGGTCTGAACGGCTGGAACATGGACTGGGCGAAGTGGAAGGCCGGTTCCGCACTCGGCTGACCCCCGCCGGGCCGCATGCCCCGCCCCGGTCCTGGACATGTTGGGACTGAACGGTGACATCCGTGGGGAGTTGCCGCGGCTTGCGGTGTGATTATCTATCGCCAGGTGTGCGCAGGGAGCGCGCGTGGGGGTAGTGCCCGGCCGAGGCCGGGCCACGGGCCGTGGCGGGGCCAGGCCGTGCGAGGGGAGAGGGCCATCGTGAACGGGCAGCCGATATCGGGGGCATCGGCCGGATTCGGGTCCGGGGCAGAGGTCGGAGCAGGGGTCGGAGCAGCGGGCGGCGGCGGTCGTGGACACGGACGCGGTCGCGGACGTACGGGGGTCCTGGCCCTGGTCCTGGGGGCGTTGCTGCTGGTGACCGCGTGCGGGGGCGGGGAGGCCGGCAAGGGCGGCGAGAACGACGGCAAGGAGGGCGGCGGCCAGGCGGTGGGGAACACCGCCTCGCAGGCCGTCGTGACCATCGCCCCCAAGGACGGCGCCAAGGCGGTCGCCACCAGTGGCGCCCTCAAGGTCACCGCCGACAAGGGCAAGCTGACCGCCGTCACCGTCCAGGACGACAAGGGCAACACGGTCGAGGGGAAGATCGCCACGGGCGGCGCCTCCTGGGAGCCGCTGGCGCATCTCGCCGCCGCGACCAAGTACAAGGTGCACGCGGTCGCCAAGGACGCCGACGGCCGTGAGTCCGCGAAGGACACCACCTTCACCACGCTCGTCCCGAAGAACACCTTCATCGGCCACTACACGCCGGAGGACGGTTCGACCGTCGGCGTGGGCATGCCGGTCTCCATCAACTTCACCCGGGGCATCACCGCCCCGGAGGCCGTGGAGAACGCGATCGAGGTGACCACCGAGCCGTCGGTCCCGGTCGAGGGCCACTGGTTCGGCAACGACCGGCTCGACTTCCGCCCGGAGAAGTACTGGGCGGCCGGCACGAAGGTGACGGTCAAGCTCAACCTGGACGGTGTCGAGGGCAGGCCCGGGGTCTACGGCAAGCAGGCCAAGTCGTTCTCCTTCACCATCGGCCGCAGCCAGGTCTCCACGGTGGACGCCAAGTCCCACACCATGAAGGTCGTACGGGACGGCAAGCTCATCAAGACGATCCCGATCACCGCCGGCGCCCCGTCGACGACGACGTACAACGGCCAGATGGTGATCAGCGAGAAGTACCGGGTGACCCGGATGAACGGCGCCACCGTCGGCTTCGGCGGTGAGTACGACATCAAGGACGTGCCGCACGCGATGCGCCTGTCCACCTCCGGCACCTTCATCCACGGCAACTACTGGGCCTCGTCCGGCACCTTCGGCTCGGCCAATGTCAGCCACGGCTGTGTGGGCCTGCGGGACGTGCGCGGCGGCTGGGACAAGAAGGCCCCGGCGGCGTGGATGTACAACAACTCGATCATCGGCGACGTCGTGATCGTGAAGAAGTCCAAGGACAAGCAGATCGCCCCGGAGAACGGCCTGAACGGCTGGAACATGTCCTGGGCGGAGTGGACCAAGTAGGACCCCGCGGAGGACTCCCGCGGGCCGCTCAGGACCCGCATGACGTACGGGCCCGGTGCTGTGACGGACAGCACCGGGCCCACCCCTGTTAACGGGGACTAACCTTCCGGTCATGACCGTTTCTCTCGAAGTCTCCGAAGGCGTCGGCACCATCCGCCTCGACCGCCCTCCGATGAACGCCCTCGACATCGCCACCCAGGACCGGCTGCGCGAGCTTGCCGCCGAGGCGACCGACCGGGACGACGTGCGCGCCGTGATCCTGTACGGCGGCGAGAAGGTGTTCGCGGCCGGCGCGGACATCAAGGAGATGCAGGTGATGGACCACGCCGCGATGGTCAAGCGGTCCAGGGCCCTGCAGGACTCGTTCACCGCCGTCGCCCGGATCCCCAAGCCCGTCGTCGCCGCCGTCACGGGCTACGCGCTGGGTGGCGGCTGCGAGCTCGCGCTCTGCGCCGACTACCGGATCGCCGCCGACAACGCCAAGCTGGGCCAGCCGGAAATCCTGCTGGGGCTCATCCCGGGAGCGGGCGGCACCCAGCGCCTCGCCCGTCTGGTCGGCCCGTCCAAGGCGAAGGACCTCATCTTCACGGGCCGTCATGTGAAGGCCGACGAGGCGCTGACGATCGGTCTCGTCGACCGGGTCGTCCCGGCGGCCGAGGTGTACGAGCAGGCGCACGCCTGGGCGGCGAAGCTGGCCCAGGGGCCGGCGCTGGCGCTGCGCGCGGCGAAGGAGTCCGTCGACGCGGGCCTGGAGACGGACATCGACACGGGCCTGGCGATTGAACGGAACTGGTTCGCGGGCCTGTTCGCGACCGAGGACCGCGAGCGCGGTATGCGCAGCTTCGTGGAGGAGGGGCCGGGCAAGGCGAAGTTCCTCTGAGCCGGGCCCGGTTGGACACGCAGAGTCGGTACGTCAACCTGATGGGCGGCTTAAACAGACCTTAAGGGAAGCCTAAGGACCGCACCGGCGCAGCGCTTCGCGATCAGTTGTATGCGGTGCGTCATCGCAGGTCAGGATGGCTATCGCAGGGCTGATCTGCCAGTGTCATATGCCAAACCGATGCCCCGGAATCAAGCATTCCGGGGCATGGAATCCGCCGGAACGGCCACGGAACGTGCTCCGGGCGGCCATGATGGGGGCATGGCGGGGCTGGAGGGTAGGGAGCAACCGCGGCAGCGCGGGAGTGTGACCGCTGCGCGGTGGATGCCGGCCGTCGAGGACGAACAGGCGCTCAAGGCACTTGAGTTGTTCGGGAACCCGACGGACGAGGAGGTCAGGTTGCCGTCCCGGCCCGAGTCTGCCGCCACCGCCCGCAGGCTCACACAGAGTGTCGTACTCCGTCAGTGGGCGCTCTCCCCGCAGGTCGCCGAGCACGCGACCCTGCTCGTCTCCGAGCTCGTGGGCAACGCGGTGCGTCACACGGGGGCGCGGGTCTTCGGGCTGCGGATGCTGCGCAGGCGCGGCTGGATCCGGGTGGAGGTGCGGGATCCCTCCCGCGGGCTGCCGTGCCTGATGCCGGTGCACGAGCTGGACACCAGTGGCCGAGGCCTCTTCCTGGTCGACAAGCTCTCCGACCGCTGGGGCGTCGATCTGCTGCCGCGCGGAAAGACGACCTGGTTCGAGATGCGCGTCGTCGACCGCGCCTGACCGTCCCCGGAAGCACGAAAGCCCCCTGCTGCCGTCGTGCGGCGCCTGGGGGCTTCATGCGTGCGGCCGTGGACAAGGGGGTGTGATCCACGACCGCTCTGGAACGACCTGGCCCGGGTCAATGGGGGTCGTGTCACCGACTATGGCAGACGGGGGGCCTTCGCGCCAAAAGTCCCTACTGGATTAAATCGGTCCATAGTCGCCCAAATGGAAAGTGAATCAAAGGTGAAATGAGCCACCCGCCTCGGAAACAATGATTAGGTATGGGGCGGCGCGGGTGATCCCTTGATCCGGGTGCGATTCGAGGGTCCTGGTGGAGGAGCGACGCGCAAAGGTCCTGAAGTAGGCAAATCATTATTTTTCGCCCCTGCGTGCGTATCGTGATCACCGTGATTCGCATCGGCCGGCGCGGCGCCCTGCGCGCGCGAGTGCACACGGGCGCCGCGCTCGCCGTCATGCTTCTGGTCTCCGCCGTCGCGGCGGGCTGCACCAGCCCCGACCGGCAGAGCGGGCGCGAGTCCGCCCCGCCCCCGCCGCCGACCAGGGAGGCGGCCGCCGTCCCCGCCGGGCTGCCCGGGATGCCGCCGGTCCTGGACCCGAAGGACATCTACGCGGCCGACCGCCCCGGCCGCCTCTCGCCGACCGTCGCCGACTTCCCGTCGCGGGTGTACGTACCGAACACGCTCTCCCACACGGTCACGGTCATCGACCCGGCGACGTACAAGATCGTCGATACCATCCCGGTCGGCGACCACCCGCAGCACGTCGTGCCCTCCTGGGACCTGAAGACCCTGTGGGTGAACAACAACCGCGGCAACAGCCTCACTCCGATCGACCCGGCGACCGGCAAGGCGGGCAGCCCCGTCGACGTGCACGACCCGTACAACCTCTACTTCACGCCCAACGGCCGCCACGCCGTCGTCATGGCCTCCCTCGACCGCGAGCTCGTCTTCCGCGACCCCCACACCATGCAGACGCTCAAGACCACCCCGGTGTCCTGCTACGGCGTCAACCACGCGGACTTCTCCGCCGACGGGCGGTACTTCATCGTCTCCTGCGAGTTCTCCGGGGAACTGCTCAGGGTGGACACGGAGCGGATGGAGGTGACCGCCCAGCAGAAGCTCCCGTTCTCCGGCGCGATGCCGCAGGACGTGAAGCTCTCGCCGGACGGCAGGACCTTCTACATCGCCGACATGAAGGCCCACGGCGTATGGGTGCTGGACGGCGACCGGTTCACCACGCCGAACCTGCTGCCCACCGGCAAGGGCGCCCACGGCCTCTACGTCAGCCGTGACTCCAGGGAGATGTACATCACCAACCGCGGCGAGGGCTCCATCTCCGTCTTCGACTTCGCCCGGGACGACCTCACGAAGAAGTGGCAGCTCCCGGGCGGCGGTTCCCCCGACATGGGCGGGGTCTCCGCCGACGGCAAGGTGCTCTGGCTGTCGGGGCGGTACCACTCGGAGGTGTACGCCGTCGACACCACGACCGGCCGGCAGCTGGCCCGTATCCCGGTCGGCGACGGCCCGCACGGACTCGCGGTCTATCCGCAGCCGGGCCGCTACTCGCTCGGCCACACGGGCGTCTTCCGCTGACCCGGGGCCGGCCGGTGCCTCAGCCGGCGGCCAGCAGCGCCTCGGAGCCGACCGGCCGGTACCCCGCCTGCTGGAACGTCCGCACACTGCGTGCGTTCCCCGGAGGCTGCTGCGCCCACACGTATGCGCCGCGCGGGACCAGATGACGGGCGGCGAGCGCCAGCTCCACGCCGAGCCCCCCGCCCCGCGCCTCCAGGTCCACCTCGATGGCGGCCTCCCACCGGCCCGCCACCCCGCGGCCGAGCGCCAGCACACCGCCGTCCGTCGCCCATACCCGTACCTCGTCGCGGTACTTGAGGGCCCGCGCCACCCGGGGATGGTCCCGGTCCTCGAACTCGCGCAGCGAGAGGTCCGGAAGCCCGGACCGCCAGGGCGCGACCGACAGCAGGTCGATCGTGTTCATGGAGCGGCCGGTCCTGGCCATCAGGGCGCTCAGGAAGGCGGGGTTCATGCTCGCCGCGAGCGGATCGCCGGCCGTGGCCGCGAGTGTGGAGCGCACCCACGCGGGGTCCTCGTCCGTGAACACGACGGAGTGCGCGGTGAAGGCCAGCACGCCCGCGTCCCGCGGATCCGGCTGCGGAACCACCGTGGTCGTACCGTCCGGCGGCGGGAACTCGCCACGCGCCGCCGCCGCCAGGATCCGTACCAGCTCGTCGCTCACCCCTCCATCCTCGCGCACCGGCAGCGCCGATAGCCTGACCTCCGTCAGTAAGGCACCAAGAAGGGGTGGACAGTGGCGGACATCGAGTCGGCGCGCAAGGCCTTCGACCGTTACGACCTGAACGGCGACGGGCTGATCTCGGCCTCGGAGTACAAGAGCGTGATGGCGCAGCTGGGCGACTTCCACGTCACCGAGACGGTCGCCGCGGCCGTCATCAAGGCCAAGGACGGCAACGGCGACGGCCTGCTGACCTTCGACGAGTTCTGGGCGTCCCTCGACAAGGACTGATCCCACAAGGACTGATCCCACAAGGACCGATCCCACAAGGACTGATCCCACCGGGCGCACGCGGCGCGGCCCCCGGCGCATGTCGCCGGGGGCCGCGCCGTGTCATCACCGGATCAGCACTCGATGATGTTCACCGCGAGCCCGCCGCGCGCGGTCTCCTTGTACTTGACGCTCATGTCCGCTCCGGTCTCCTTCATGGTCTTGATGACCTTGTCCAGGGAGACCTTGTGGCTGCCGTCGCCGCGCATCGCCATCCGCGCCGCCGTGACGGCCTTCACCGCCGCCATGCCGTTGCGCTCGATGCACGGGATCTGCACCAGACCGCCGACCGGGTCGCAGGTCAGGCCGAGGTTGTGCTCCATGCCGATCTCGGCGGCGTTCTCCACCTGCTCCGGGGAGCCGCCCATCACCTCGGCGAGCGCGCCCGCCGCCATGGAGCAGGCCGAGCCGACCTCGCCCTGGCAGCCGACCTCGGCGCCGGAGATCGAGGCGTTCTCCTTGAAGAGCATGCCGATCGCGCCGGCCGCGAGCAGGAAGCGCACGACGCCCTCCTCGTCGGCGCCGGGCACGAAGTTCATGTAGTAGTGCAGGACCGCGGGGATGATGCCCGCGGCGCCGTTCGTCGGAGCGGTGACGACGCGGCCGCCCGCCGCGTTCTCCTCGTTCACGGCCATCGCGTAGAGGGTGATCCACTCCATCGCGAGCGCCTTCGGGTCGCCCTCGGAGCGCAGCTTGCGCGCGGTGGTGGCGGCGCGCCGGCGCACCTTCAGGCCGCCCGGGAGGATGCCCTCGCGGGACATGCCGCGCGAGACACAGGCCTGCATGACGCGCCAGATGTCCAGGAGACCCTCGCGGATCTCCTCCTCGGTCCGCCACGCCTTCTCGTTCTCCAGCATCAGGGCGGAGATCGAAAGACCGGTGTCGCGGGAGAGCCGCAGCAGCTCGTCACCGGTGCGGAAGGGGTACTTCAGCACGGTGTCGTCGAGCTTGATCCGGTCCTCGCCGACGGCGTCCTCGTCGACGACGAAGCCGCCGCCGACCGAGTAGTACGTCTTCTCCAGCAGCGACTGGCCCTCGGCGTCGTACGCCCACAGGGTCATGCCGTTCGCGTGGTACGGGAGCGTCTTGCGGCGGTGCAGGACCAGGTCCTCGTCGAAGTCGAAGTCGATCTCGTGGGCACCGAGGATGCTGATCCGCTTGCTGTTCTTGATCCGCTCGACCTGGTCGTCGGCGGTCTCGACGTCGACCGTGCGCGGGGAGTTCCCCTCCAGGCCCAGCAGGACGGCCTTCGGGGTGCCGTGGCCGTGGCCGGTCGCGCCGAGCGAGCCGTACAGCTCGGCGCGTATCGCGGTGGTGTGGGCGAGCAGGCCCTCGTTCTTCAGCCGGCGGGCGAACAGCGCCGCGGCCCGCATCGGGCCGACCGTGTGGGAGCTGGACGGGCCGATGCCGATCGAGAACAGGTCGAAGACCGAGATGGCCACTGGGGTACTCCTCAAAGCTGGTAGACGCCGTTGTCTGCCGGGGTGGCGCAGAAGGACGAACGGGCTGTTGCGTGGTGCGGGGCACCGCACTCACTCTCCAGTGTGCGCGGTGCCCCTTTTGTTTTGCTTACGTCTGGATTACAGACCAGGGTAGAGCGGGTGCTTCGCGGCCAGGGCCGTCACCCGCGCCTTCAGCGCCTCCGCCTCGGCCGCCCCGAAGGAGGAGGGCGCCTTCAGCACCTCGGCGATGACGTCGGCGACCTCGCGGAAGTCCTCGGCCTGGAAGCCGCGGGTCGCGAGCGCGGGCGTACCGATCCGCAGACCCGAGGTGACCATCGGCGGGCGGGGGTCGTTCGGGACCGCGTTGCGGTTGACCGTGATGCCGACCTCGTGGAGCCGGTCCTCGGCCTGCTGGCCGTCCAGCTCCGAGTGTCGCAGGTCGACCAGGACCAGGTGCACGTCCGTGCCGCCGGACAGGACCGACACGCCGGCCTGCTCGACGTCGTCCTGGACCAGACGCTCGGCGATGATCTTCGAGCCCTCCAGGGTGCGCTGCTGGCGCTCCTTGAACTCCTCGGAGGCCGCGACCTTGAAGGAGACCGCCTTCGCCGCGATGACGTGCTCCAGCGGACCGCCCTGCTGACCGGGAAAGACCGCCGAGTTGATCTTCTTGGCGAGCTCGGAGGTGCAGAGGATCACACCGCCGCGCGGGCCGCCAAGCGTCTTGTGGGTGGTCGTGGTCACGACATGGGCGTGCGGCACCGGGTTCGGGTGCAGGCCCGCAGCGACCAGGCCCGCGAAGTGGGCCATGTCGACCATCAGGTACGCGCCGACCTCGTCCGCGATCCGGCGGAAGGCGGCGAAGTCCAGCTGGCGCGGGTACGCGGACCAGCCGGCCACGATCAGCTTCGGCTTGGACTCCTTGGCGAGCCGCTCGACCTCGGCCATGTCGACCTGGCCGGTCTGGTCGTCGACGTGGTAGGCGACCACATTGTAGAGCTTGCCGGAGAAGTTGATCTTCATGCCGTGGGTCAGGTGCCCGCCGTGCGCGAGGTTCAGACCCATGATCGTGTCGCCCGGCTTCAGCAGCGCGAACATCGCGGCGGCGTTGGCCTGGGCGCCCGAGTGCGGCTGCACGTTGGCGTGCTCGGCGCCGAACAGCTCCTTGATGCGGTCGATGGCGATCTGCTCGACGACATCGACATGCTCGCAG from Streptomyces sp. FIT100 includes these protein-coding regions:
- the glgX gene encoding glycogen debranching protein GlgX, which encodes MSSAAEQEAVREGGPSSPAVERRPVLNGRRRDDGTPGVEASGPPVWPGAPTPLGARFRVGPDGVAGTNFALWAGGAEAVDLCLFDESGTETRLPLTELTHEIWHGFVPGVRPGQRYGYRVHGRWDPWTGARWNPAKLLLDPYARAVDGEYTLPPEVYGHVRDWPQQQVADTVRDDRDSAPYVPKGVVVHDDAPDDEWADDRRPKTPWADSVIYELHVRGFTKLHPDIPEELRGTYAGLAHPAAIGHLVRLGVTAVELLPVHQFAHEDHLLRRGLKNYWGYNSIGYFAPHAAYSASGTAGQQVGEFKRMVRAMHEAGIEVILDVVYNHTAEAGELGPTLGLKGIDNRGYYRLQSDARRYADYTGCGNTLHVVQPHVLRLITDSLRYWVTEMGVDGFRFDLAAALARSMHDVDMLSPFLAVIAQDPVLRRVKLIAEPWDVGNGGYQVGAFPPLWTEWNDRYRDAVRDFWRGALPDVRDLGYRLSGSSDLYAWGGRRPYASVNFITAHDGFTLRDLVSYERKHNEANGEGNRDGTNDNRAWNCGVEGETDDPRVNALRRRQLRNLLTTLLLSTGVPMLVAGDEMGRTQGGNNNAYCQDNEVSWIDWSLRDEQGAGGLPALVSRLLALRGAHPVLRRRAFFSGRPQTADGLRDLAWFTARGTEMTEQDWYAPASTVALYLSGRDIPGRDARGAQVTDESFLTVLHAGHRPLGFQLPGPPWADAYELVVDTSLEDQAEAPGTVHRGGEQVTVPARSVLLLRVKR
- a CDS encoding signal peptidase I; amino-acid sequence: MDDGVYVGNAGKDAALDRGWLLGHFKNAGDPRQSDAVEIKWGVHPRGDERAQWVRGEERTALLVLISGRFRVELPGRSVLLARQGDYVVWGPGVDHSWGAEEESVVLTVRWPSVPGYAVPQEEDRTATAHV
- a CDS encoding Ig-like domain-containing protein, yielding MNGQPISGASAGFGSGAEVGAGVGAAGGGGRGHGRGRGRTGVLALVLGALLLVTACGGGEAGKGGENDGKEGGGQAVGNTASQAVVTIAPKDGAKAVATSGALKVTADKGKLTAVTVQDDKGNTVEGKIATGGASWEPLAHLAAATKYKVHAVAKDADGRESAKDTTFTTLVPKNTFIGHYTPEDGSTVGVGMPVSINFTRGITAPEAVENAIEVTTEPSVPVEGHWFGNDRLDFRPEKYWAAGTKVTVKLNLDGVEGRPGVYGKQAKSFSFTIGRSQVSTVDAKSHTMKVVRDGKLIKTIPITAGAPSTTTYNGQMVISEKYRVTRMNGATVGFGGEYDIKDVPHAMRLSTSGTFIHGNYWASSGTFGSANVSHGCVGLRDVRGGWDKKAPAAWMYNNSIIGDVVIVKKSKDKQIAPENGLNGWNMSWAEWTK
- a CDS encoding Ig-like domain-containing protein, which codes for MSNAVRRTRAGLAAVFVWTGLLVLLTGCTGGEPSAGGKPRSAADHIRITPADGAKDVAPDGGVEVSVPSGRLERVRVTRIEDAEPAEIPGGISGDGLRWRPDDRARLQLAAKYRVDAVALDGHGRRSARHSTFTTLVPEHRLIAYSKPENRSTVGTGMIVSITFNREVTNHAAVQRAIRITADPPVEVVGHWFSNGRIDFRPRTYWKPGTKVKVGLGLRDVQGAPGVYGIQDKTFAFTVGRSQISTVDAERHIMEVRRDGDLIATLPVTAGARKTTTYNGTMVVSEMFDVTRMNGATVGFRNRKTGKSEYDIKDVPHAIRLTTSGTFLHGNYWSRADTFGRANVSHGCIGLRDEQGGSELSPAGWFFDRTLIGDIVKVVNSRDRTVAPDNGLNGWNMDWAKWKAGSALG
- a CDS encoding enoyl-CoA hydratase/isomerase family protein codes for the protein MTVSLEVSEGVGTIRLDRPPMNALDIATQDRLRELAAEATDRDDVRAVILYGGEKVFAAGADIKEMQVMDHAAMVKRSRALQDSFTAVARIPKPVVAAVTGYALGGGCELALCADYRIAADNAKLGQPEILLGLIPGAGGTQRLARLVGPSKAKDLIFTGRHVKADEALTIGLVDRVVPAAEVYEQAHAWAAKLAQGPALALRAAKESVDAGLETDIDTGLAIERNWFAGLFATEDRERGMRSFVEEGPGKAKFL
- a CDS encoding ATP-binding protein is translated as MPRNQAFRGMESAGTATERAPGGHDGGMAGLEGREQPRQRGSVTAARWMPAVEDEQALKALELFGNPTDEEVRLPSRPESAATARRLTQSVVLRQWALSPQVAEHATLLVSELVGNAVRHTGARVFGLRMLRRRGWIRVEVRDPSRGLPCLMPVHELDTSGRGLFLVDKLSDRWGVDLLPRGKTTWFEMRVVDRA